In a single window of the Penaeus monodon isolate SGIC_2016 chromosome 3, NSTDA_Pmon_1, whole genome shotgun sequence genome:
- the LOC119587490 gene encoding uncharacterized protein LOC119587490: MARASPVGDARGHRRTLVRNGQRLPYQERIRLKKLAQRRGERQKKENETIGLKIGTLNVGSMTARSHELVDLMERRKIRIMCLQETKWKGSKPKELGNGFKLFYTGDDGRKNRVGIVLDEELKKGVLEVTRSSDRII; encoded by the coding sequence ATGGCTAGGGCGTCCCCCGTAGGCGACGCGCGAGGACATCGCCGTACACTCGTGAGAAATGGACAGCGGCTACCGTATCAAGAGCGAATACGGCTAAAGAAGTTAGctcaaaggaggggggagaggcagaagaaagaaaatgagacgatAGGTTTGAAGATTGGAACACTGAATGTGGGGAGTATGACAGCGAGGAGCCACGAACTGGTGGAcctgatggagaggagaaagataagaatcATGTGCTTGCAGGAGACAAAGTGGAAGGGGAGTAAGCCCAAAGAACTTGGAAACGGATTTAAACTGTTCTACACAGGAGACGATGGAAGAAAGAACAGAGTTGGAATTGTTTTGGATGAGGAACTCAAGAAGGGGGTACTAGAAGTGACAAGATCTTCAGACCGAATCATCTAG
- the LOC119587501 gene encoding uncharacterized protein LOC119587501 has protein sequence MEMGKLVVNIMSVYAAQQGCADEEKEKFWEELDEEVRKIPAEEKLWIGGDFNGHVGGDNTGREETMGKFGYGTKNDGGEELNTKDCKVILGESITNQHRPVICTLNVVKSKPQTKSRTQKIKWWKLKEAQSRDDFTDKVRETLERRRQEERCDWETIAEDMRDLGEKVCGKTSGKAKAGKETWWWCDEVQRRISEKKEAKKKLFEDPSEENKAYYKTTKKEAKRAVATAKARAYNQLYEDLDTTEGTKKVLRIAKQRDKNSKDIYQTKWIKNDEGNVLTNDEDILERWRLYFMKLMNEENPREAREEEQVGNPGEVEAITEDEIFDEEKIPESWRKSILVPIYKNKSDIMACGNYRGIKLMSHSMKLFERMVEHRLRCGEHQ, from the exons ATGGAGATGGGTAAACTGGTGGTGAACATCATGAGTGTGTATGCGGCGCAACAAGGTTGtgcagacgaagagaaggagaagttttGGGAGGAGTTGGACGAAGAAGTGAGAAAAATTCCAGCTGAGGAGAAACTATGGATAGGGGGTGATTTCAATGGACACGTTGGTGGTGATAACACAGGCAGAGAAGAGACGATGGGCAAATTTGGTTATGGTACTAAGAATGATGGTGGGGAAGAACTC AATACGAAAGACTGTAAAGTAATTCTTGGGGAAAGCATCACAAACCAACACCGACCAGTCATTTGCACACTTAATGTTGTGAAGTCAAAGCCCCAGACGAAGTCAAGAACCCAGAAAATCAAGTGGTGGAAGCTAAAAGAAGCGCAGAGCAGAGATGATTTTACAGATAAGGTTAGAGAGACCCTAGAAAGACGTAGACAGGAAGAGAGGTGTGACTGGGAAACAATCGCAGAAGACATGCGGGATCTGGGAGAGAAAGTCTGTGGCAAAACCTCCGGAAAGGCAAAGGCTGGAAAGGagacgtggtggtggtgtgatgaagtCCAGAGAAGAATTAGTGagaagaaggaagcaaagaagaaacTCTTTGAAGATCCATCTGAAGAGAACAAAGCTTactacaaaacaacaaagaaggaAGCTAAAAGAGCTGTAGCAACCGCAAAGGCAAGAGCATATAACCAACTCTACGAAGACCTTGATACAACAGAAGGTACGAAAAAGGTACTTAGAATTGCTAAACAAAGGGACAAAAACTCGAAAGACATCTATCAGACAAAATGGATAAAGAACGATGAGGGGAATGTGTTAACAAATGATGAGGATATTCTGGAAAGGTGGCGGTTGTATTTTATGAAGCTCATGAATGAAGAAAATCCTAGGGAAGCACGTGAGGAGGAACAGGTGGGGAATCCTGGTGAGGTGGAAGCCATCACTGAAGATGAG ATTTTCGATGAAGAAAAGATCCCAGAGTCGTGGCGGAAGAGCATACTCGTCCCTATCTATAAGAACAAAAGTGACATCATGGCCTGTGGTAACTACCGAGGCATAAAACTCATGAGCCACAGCATGAAATTATTTGAACGTATGGTTGAGCACCGACTAAGGTGTGGTGAACATCAGTGA